A region of Acidobacteriota bacterium DNA encodes the following proteins:
- a CDS encoding GNAT family N-acetyltransferase, translating to MSDVREAGSLGEGLSALFSSFPYLPVVLEAGLAGRGTVWVDPAGPAAAARLDIGCYSFFAGNPESASAAALVEKTPLPREFIFPGEDVRWRARVFEGFGDRVRDRPMCSYLANALDLDTLADQASVPAGFEVRRMGLADLEQLGEHLEPHGLQVEASVERFFEQGIGFCVVRSDRVLAAATSYARTTSGVEISVACDTAYRRRGFAKAAASGLLRWCLRNGVRPHWHAANPVSQHLALALGFTEGPECPALFVKR from the coding sequence GTGTCTGACGTCCGCGAGGCGGGTTCCCTGGGCGAAGGGTTGAGTGCGCTTTTCTCATCCTTTCCCTATCTCCCCGTCGTCCTGGAGGCAGGGCTTGCGGGGCGAGGCACGGTGTGGGTCGATCCCGCAGGGCCTGCGGCGGCCGCCCGCCTCGACATCGGCTGCTACTCGTTCTTCGCGGGCAACCCGGAGAGCGCCTCGGCCGCGGCGCTCGTGGAGAAAACGCCCTTGCCGCGCGAATTCATCTTCCCCGGGGAGGATGTGCGGTGGCGGGCGAGAGTGTTCGAGGGTTTCGGCGACCGAGTCCGCGATCGGCCGATGTGCTCGTACCTGGCGAATGCTCTCGACCTGGACACCCTCGCCGATCAAGCCTCGGTGCCCGCGGGTTTCGAGGTGCGTCGAATGGGATTGGCCGACCTGGAGCAACTCGGCGAGCACTTGGAGCCGCACGGATTGCAGGTCGAAGCGAGCGTTGAGAGGTTTTTCGAACAGGGCATCGGCTTCTGTGTCGTCCGGTCGGATCGCGTACTGGCGGCGGCGACCTCCTATGCCCGAACGACAAGTGGAGTGGAGATTTCCGTTGCCTGCGATACGGCCTATCGGCGGCGCGGATTCGCGAAGGCGGCGGCATCCGGCCTCCTTCGGTGGTGCCTGAGGAATGGCGTTCGACCGCACTGGCATGCGGCCAACCCCGTCTCGCAGCATCTCGCTCTCGCCTTGGGCTTCACTGAAGGACCGGAGTGCCCTGCCCTCTTCGTGAAGCGCTAG
- the folE gene encoding GTP cyclohydrolase I FolE: protein MTHSTTVLSPPTPVPADADPRQEGIQRHVRGILTELGLDLSDPNLRETDRRVAKMYLEMFQGLDEGAEPKVTTFPNEEGYSHMVMERDIPFYSMCAHHLVPFYGHAHIAYIPEDRIIGLSKFSRILEFYAKRPQLQERLTEQVVNYLDETLSPKGAMVVIEARHLCVEMRGVKKPGCLTTTSALRGCFHDRPVREEFLDLLKR, encoded by the coding sequence ATGACCCATTCCACGACAGTTCTTTCTCCTCCTACTCCGGTTCCGGCGGATGCGGATCCCCGCCAGGAAGGAATCCAGCGCCACGTCCGCGGCATCCTCACGGAGTTGGGCCTCGATTTGAGCGATCCCAATCTGCGCGAGACCGATCGACGGGTGGCCAAGATGTACCTGGAGATGTTCCAGGGCCTCGACGAGGGAGCGGAGCCGAAGGTCACGACTTTCCCGAACGAAGAGGGCTACAGCCACATGGTGATGGAACGGGACATCCCGTTCTACTCGATGTGCGCCCACCATCTGGTGCCCTTCTACGGCCATGCCCACATAGCCTACATACCGGAAGACCGCATTATCGGCTTATCGAAGTTCAGCCGGATTCTGGAGTTCTACGCCAAGCGGCCGCAGCTTCAGGAGCGCTTGACCGAGCAGGTGGTCAACTACCTCGACGAGACGCTGTCGCCGAAAGGCGCGATGGTGGTGATTGAGGCGCGCCACCTCTGTGTCGAGATGCGCGGGGTCAAGAAACCCGGCTGCCTGACCACCACCTCGGCTCTGCGTGGCTGTTTCCATGACCGTCCGGTGCGGGAAGAGTTTCTCGACCTGTTGAAAAGGTGA
- a CDS encoding HlyD family efflux transporter periplasmic adaptor subunit, protein MDQPRDPSILRKKKIRRYALIGAALIVLLAVSAAVANLEPAARVVEKESVWDETVQRGTFVREVRGPGTLVPENIRWIPALREGSVERILVRPGSEVQSTTVLLEMTNPELEQEALDAELRLREAEAQLTNLRARLASQLLDQEAKVYAVEADLGAAKLQKEADEELFEAGLIPDINLKRSRLQNQQLSKRHEIEQQRLEKISQSNDAQIASEQAKVDQLRSLFQLRRKQLDALKVTAGLDGVLQELPLEVGQRVTPGELLARVAQPDTLKAELRIPETQAKDVAVSQTVVVDTRNGKAAGEVTRIDPAVQDGYVLVDVAFTEDLPNGARPDLSVDGTIEIERLEDVLYVGRPTRGQRDSTIQLYKMIDDGREAVAVTVQLGRTSVNTVEVVSGLEEGDRVILSDPSEWEGADRIRLR, encoded by the coding sequence ATGGATCAACCCAGGGACCCTTCGATCCTTCGCAAGAAAAAGATCCGGCGCTACGCCTTGATCGGCGCAGCGCTCATTGTGCTGCTCGCCGTCAGCGCGGCGGTCGCCAACCTCGAACCCGCCGCCCGGGTGGTGGAGAAGGAGTCCGTGTGGGACGAAACCGTCCAGCGCGGCACCTTCGTGCGCGAAGTCCGCGGGCCGGGCACCCTGGTGCCGGAGAACATCCGATGGATTCCGGCCCTCCGGGAAGGCAGCGTCGAAAGGATCCTGGTGCGGCCGGGCAGCGAGGTGCAATCGACCACGGTGCTCCTCGAAATGACCAACCCGGAACTCGAGCAGGAAGCTCTGGACGCAGAACTGCGGCTGCGCGAAGCGGAAGCCCAACTCACCAACTTGCGGGCTCGGCTGGCCAGTCAGCTCCTCGACCAGGAGGCCAAGGTCTACGCCGTCGAGGCGGATCTGGGGGCGGCAAAGCTGCAGAAGGAAGCGGACGAAGAGCTGTTCGAGGCGGGCCTCATTCCGGACATCAATTTGAAGCGCTCGCGTCTCCAGAACCAGCAGCTCAGCAAGCGGCACGAGATCGAGCAGCAGCGCCTGGAGAAAATCTCCCAGTCGAACGACGCGCAGATCGCCTCGGAACAGGCCAAGGTCGACCAGCTCCGCTCCCTCTTCCAGTTGCGGCGCAAGCAGCTCGATGCCCTGAAGGTGACCGCCGGCCTCGACGGCGTGCTGCAGGAGCTCCCGCTGGAGGTGGGCCAGCGGGTCACCCCGGGCGAACTTCTGGCCCGGGTCGCCCAGCCAGACACCCTGAAGGCTGAACTGCGCATTCCCGAAACCCAGGCGAAGGACGTTGCCGTCAGCCAAACGGTGGTGGTCGACACCCGCAACGGCAAGGCCGCCGGTGAGGTCACCCGCATCGACCCGGCGGTGCAGGACGGCTACGTGCTGGTCGATGTCGCCTTCACCGAGGATCTACCGAACGGCGCCCGCCCGGACTTGTCCGTCGACGGCACCATCGAGATCGAACGGTTGGAGGACGTGCTCTACGTCGGCCGGCCCACCCGCGGCCAACGCGACTCGACCATTCAGCTCTACAAGATGATCGACGACGGGCGCGAAGCGGTGGCCGTCACGGTGCAGCTCGGCCGCACCTCGGTCAACACCGTCGAAGTGGTCTCGGGCCTGGAAGAGGGCGACCGGGTGATCTTGTCGGACCCTTCCGAGTGGGAAGGGGCGGACCGCATCCGGCTCAGGTAG
- a CDS encoding sigma-54 dependent transcriptional regulator: MTTAAKRQPLDIPSHPARLLVADDQADVREALCLLLKGEGYSTETAASPAGVLEAVRTRDLDAALIDLNYTRDTTSGREGLDLLQEIRALDPTLPVLVMTAWPSVEVVVEAMRRGARDFVEKPWENARLLSVVRTQLELGQALRRGRLLEEENRRLRGDGAPELIASSRAMEPVLELIDRVGPSDASVLITGENGTGKGLVARALHHVSERADRPMVTVNTGGLSDSLFESELFGHVRGAFTDARSDRVGRFELADGGTLFLDEIANISANQQASLLRVLETGELERIGSSRTRRVDARILAATNADLGAEVASGAFRRDLLFRLRTVEIPLPPLRQRKDDIPALGRHFLARHRQHYRKSTEDFTDDALAALLAYDWPGNVRELDHAVERAVLMARGEKIARSDLALGSPGAGRGFGEMTLEEVEKVLIRKALDRSEGNVSQAAELLGLSRSALYRRLEKHDL; the protein is encoded by the coding sequence ATGACCACAGCCGCCAAACGCCAGCCCTTGGACATCCCCTCCCATCCCGCCCGCCTGCTGGTGGCGGATGACCAGGCGGATGTGCGGGAAGCCCTCTGCCTGCTGCTCAAGGGCGAGGGCTACAGCACCGAAACGGCCGCCTCGCCGGCCGGTGTGCTGGAGGCGGTGCGCACCCGCGACCTCGACGCGGCGCTGATCGACCTCAACTACACCCGCGACACCACCTCCGGCCGCGAGGGCCTCGATCTCTTGCAGGAGATCCGCGCCCTGGATCCCACCCTGCCGGTGCTGGTGATGACCGCCTGGCCGAGCGTCGAGGTGGTGGTGGAAGCGATGCGCCGGGGAGCCCGCGATTTCGTCGAGAAGCCTTGGGAGAACGCCCGTCTGCTCTCGGTGGTGCGCACGCAGCTCGAACTGGGCCAAGCGCTGCGCCGCGGGCGCCTGCTCGAAGAAGAGAATCGCCGCCTACGGGGCGACGGCGCGCCGGAACTGATCGCCTCCTCCCGCGCTATGGAACCGGTCCTGGAGCTGATCGACCGGGTGGGTCCGTCCGACGCCAGCGTCCTGATCACCGGCGAGAACGGCACCGGCAAAGGGCTGGTCGCCCGCGCCCTGCACCACGTCTCCGAGCGCGCCGACCGGCCGATGGTGACTGTCAACACCGGCGGCCTGTCCGATTCGCTGTTCGAAAGCGAGCTCTTCGGCCACGTGCGCGGCGCCTTCACCGACGCCCGCAGCGACCGCGTCGGCCGCTTCGAGCTGGCCGACGGCGGCACCCTGTTTCTCGACGAGATCGCCAACATCTCCGCCAACCAGCAGGCCTCCCTGCTGCGGGTGTTGGAGACCGGCGAACTGGAGCGCATCGGCTCTTCGCGCACCCGGCGGGTGGACGCCCGCATCCTCGCCGCCACCAACGCCGATCTGGGCGCCGAGGTGGCGAGCGGCGCCTTCCGGCGGGACCTCCTCTTCCGGCTGCGCACCGTCGAGATCCCGCTGCCGCCGCTGCGCCAGCGCAAGGACGACATCCCGGCCCTCGGCCGCCACTTCCTCGCCCGCCACCGGCAGCACTACCGGAAATCCACCGAAGATTTCACCGACGACGCCCTGGCCGCCCTTCTCGCATACGACTGGCCGGGCAACGTGCGGGAGCTGGACCACGCCGTGGAGCGGGCGGTGCTGATGGCGCGGGGCGAGAAGATCGCACGATCGGACCTCGCCCTCGGCTCGCCGGGCGCTGGGCGCGGCTTCGGAGAGATGACCCTGGAAGAAGTCGAAAAAGTGCTCATCCGGAAGGCCCTCGACCGCTCCGAAGGCAACGTCAGTCAGGCCGCCGAGCTGCTAGGGTTGAGCCGCAGCGCCCTCTACCGCCGGCTCGAAAAGCACGATCTCTAG
- a CDS encoding ribbon-helix-helix protein, CopG family: MSHRLQVLIPDPLNAEITKAAQRKRSSKGEWVRRALEQALAEEQAVGDPLQRLAALDAPTADIDQMLAEIEAGRR, translated from the coding sequence ATGAGCCATCGCCTGCAAGTGCTGATTCCCGACCCGCTCAACGCCGAGATCACCAAGGCAGCACAGCGCAAACGGTCCTCGAAGGGCGAATGGGTGCGGCGTGCGTTGGAGCAAGCCCTCGCCGAGGAACAAGCGGTTGGCGATCCGCTACAGCGGCTCGCCGCCCTAGACGCTCCCACCGCCGATATCGACCAGATGCTCGCCGAGATCGAAGCCGGACGCCGGTAA
- a CDS encoding 3-oxoacyl-[acyl-carrier-protein] synthase III C-terminal domain-containing protein produces the protein MSNLRAVLAGSGISVPERVIDNHALARVMETSDEWIQERSGIVERRYAEAGVASSDLGTAAARAALEDASIAADEVDYIVCATMTPDHYFPGAGTIIQQKLGIRPVPALDIRQQCAGFAYGLQMVDALIRSGAARTVLLVGTDVHTVLMPFSERTWDVLEGRSSEPLSPEERTANSTHRHLLVLFGDGAGAMVFRAEENTERGILGCALYGDGDHKDILFVPGLGSARRPFVTPEMIARDETIPIMDGRKVFRLAVTRMPEATRQMLDGFGWTTDDLDLLVMHQANLRINEAAQKALGLPDEKVHNNIQKYGNTTSATLPLCFDDARRLGKAPAGSLVAFAALGAGLHWGSVLLRL, from the coding sequence TTGAGCAATCTACGAGCGGTACTTGCCGGTAGCGGAATTTCCGTGCCGGAGCGGGTGATCGACAATCACGCCCTGGCGCGGGTGATGGAGACCAGCGACGAGTGGATCCAGGAGCGCAGCGGCATTGTCGAACGGCGCTATGCCGAGGCCGGTGTCGCCTCCTCGGACCTTGGCACGGCGGCGGCGCGGGCGGCCCTCGAAGACGCTTCCATCGCAGCGGACGAGGTCGACTACATCGTGTGCGCCACCATGACGCCGGACCACTACTTCCCCGGCGCCGGCACGATCATCCAGCAGAAACTCGGCATCCGGCCCGTCCCGGCCCTCGACATCCGGCAGCAGTGCGCCGGCTTCGCCTACGGCCTCCAGATGGTCGATGCGCTGATCCGGTCCGGGGCGGCGCGCACGGTGCTGCTGGTGGGAACGGATGTCCACACGGTGCTGATGCCGTTCTCCGAACGCACCTGGGACGTACTCGAAGGGCGTTCGTCGGAGCCTCTGTCGCCGGAGGAGCGCACCGCAAACTCCACCCATCGGCATCTGCTGGTGCTGTTCGGGGACGGCGCCGGAGCGATGGTCTTCCGCGCCGAAGAGAACACCGAGCGCGGCATTCTCGGCTGTGCTCTCTACGGCGACGGTGACCACAAAGACATCCTCTTCGTGCCGGGCTTGGGGTCTGCCCGACGGCCCTTCGTGACACCGGAGATGATCGCCCGGGACGAAACGATTCCGATCATGGACGGCCGCAAAGTCTTCCGCCTGGCGGTCACCCGGATGCCGGAGGCCACCCGGCAGATGCTCGACGGATTCGGCTGGACCACCGACGATCTCGACCTGCTGGTGATGCACCAGGCCAATCTGCGCATCAACGAGGCGGCTCAGAAGGCCCTCGGCCTGCCGGACGAGAAGGTCCACAACAACATCCAGAAGTACGGCAACACCACCTCCGCCACCCTGCCCCTTTGCTTCGACGACGCCCGCCGCCTGGGCAAGGCGCCGGCCGGTTCGCTGGTGGCCTTTGCGGCCTTGGGCGCCGGCCTCCACTGGGGTTCGGTGTTGCTACGCCTCTAA
- a CDS encoding ABC transporter ATP-binding protein, whose protein sequence is MNAEHESLIQLTDVTKVFYTDEVETHALAGIHLAIERGEYLSIAGPSGCGKSTLLSILGLLDTPTSGQYRLNQKEVANLSFSDRAKIRNQEIGFIFQAFNLIGDLTVYENVELPLTYRGMPSAERKTRVIEALERVEMAHRVKHYPSQLSGGQQQRVAVARAVAGKPSILLADEPTGNLDSKNSEAVMELLGELHDEGATICMVTHDPRYARYATRTIHLFDGRIVEEEDAETKDFEEQQLEASGFQVG, encoded by the coding sequence ATGAACGCCGAACACGAATCCCTGATCCAACTGACGGACGTCACCAAGGTCTTCTACACGGACGAGGTGGAGACCCATGCCCTGGCCGGTATCCACCTCGCCATCGAGCGCGGCGAGTACCTGTCCATCGCCGGCCCGTCCGGCTGCGGCAAGTCCACCCTGCTCTCCATCCTGGGCCTGTTGGACACCCCCACCAGCGGCCAATACCGGCTCAACCAGAAGGAGGTGGCGAACCTCTCCTTCTCGGACCGCGCCAAGATCCGCAACCAAGAGATCGGCTTTATCTTCCAGGCCTTCAACCTGATCGGCGACCTGACGGTGTACGAGAACGTCGAGTTGCCGCTGACCTACCGCGGCATGCCGTCGGCGGAGCGCAAGACGCGAGTGATCGAAGCCCTCGAGCGGGTGGAGATGGCGCACCGGGTGAAGCACTACCCGTCACAGCTTTCCGGCGGTCAGCAGCAGCGCGTGGCGGTGGCTCGGGCGGTAGCCGGCAAGCCCTCTATCCTGCTGGCGGACGAGCCCACCGGCAATCTCGACTCGAAGAACAGCGAAGCGGTGATGGAACTCCTCGGCGAGCTGCACGACGAGGGCGCCACCATCTGCATGGTCACCCATGACCCGCGCTATGCTCGCTACGCCACGCGCACGATCCACCTGTTCGACGGCCGCATTGTCGAGGAAGAGGACGCCGAGACCAAGGATTTCGAGGAACAGCAGCTCGAAGCCAGCGGCTTCCAAGTGGGGTAG
- a CDS encoding ATP-binding protein, with protein MARSFDDRLFLSALCVALPAVAIALGLLWLGPYSTLLRISLTIALVGLSIAAAIALRKRISYPIYTLANVLEALREGDYSLRARRSDPRDALGQALQEANLLGERLQEERRGAQEATALLKGVMAEIDVAVFAFDEDRRLRLANRASERLLSRPPDKLIGQPASSLGLEEVLAADPSRPLSARFPGGEGRWGVRHGTLRQEGRPLRLLVLSDLSRPLREEERQAWRRLIRVLGHELNNSLAPIRSLAETLARLFDRQPRPDDWEDDMRRGLGRIANRSASLSRFMNAYSGLARLPPPTLAPLDLERRIERIASLENRLPVEVKGGPPVTLEADGDQFEQLLINLVRNAVDETLAAGNGVVEITWEPSGEAVEIRVLDEGRGLSNPENLFVPFYTTKPEGTGIGLVLCRQIAEGHGGTVELRNRADRGGCEATLRLPLLPAAPAPTG; from the coding sequence TTGGCCCGCTCCTTCGACGACCGCCTCTTCCTCTCCGCTCTCTGCGTCGCCCTGCCGGCGGTCGCCATCGCTCTCGGCCTGCTGTGGTTGGGACCCTACTCCACGCTCCTGCGGATCAGCCTGACGATCGCCCTGGTCGGCCTCTCGATCGCCGCCGCCATCGCTCTCCGCAAACGCATCTCCTACCCCATCTACACCCTCGCCAATGTCCTCGAAGCGCTGCGCGAGGGCGACTACTCCTTGCGCGCCCGGCGCAGCGATCCAAGGGACGCTCTCGGCCAGGCGCTGCAGGAGGCCAACCTCCTCGGCGAACGGCTCCAGGAAGAACGGCGCGGCGCCCAGGAGGCGACGGCTCTCCTCAAAGGGGTGATGGCAGAGATCGACGTCGCCGTTTTCGCCTTCGACGAAGACCGCCGCCTGCGCCTCGCCAACCGCGCCAGCGAGCGGCTGCTGTCGCGCCCGCCGGACAAGCTGATCGGTCAACCGGCCTCGTCCCTCGGTCTGGAAGAGGTGCTAGCGGCGGACCCGTCGCGCCCCCTCTCGGCGCGCTTCCCCGGCGGCGAAGGCCGCTGGGGAGTGCGCCACGGCACCCTGCGCCAGGAAGGTCGCCCCCTGCGTCTCCTGGTGCTGTCGGATCTGTCCCGCCCCCTGCGGGAAGAAGAGCGCCAGGCCTGGCGCCGACTCATCCGGGTCCTGGGTCACGAACTGAACAACTCCCTGGCACCCATCCGCTCGCTGGCGGAAACCCTGGCGCGGCTGTTCGATCGCCAGCCCCGGCCGGACGACTGGGAAGACGACATGCGCCGCGGTCTGGGGCGCATCGCCAACCGCTCGGCGTCCCTTTCCCGCTTTATGAATGCCTACTCCGGCCTGGCGCGGCTGCCGCCGCCGACCCTCGCTCCCCTTGACCTGGAGCGCCGCATCGAGCGCATCGCCAGCCTCGAGAACCGCCTGCCGGTCGAGGTGAAGGGCGGACCGCCGGTGACCCTAGAAGCCGACGGCGACCAATTCGAACAACTCCTCATCAACCTGGTCCGAAACGCCGTGGACGAAACCCTCGCCGCCGGCAACGGCGTCGTCGAGATCACCTGGGAGCCGAGCGGAGAGGCGGTGGAGATCCGCGTGCTGGACGAAGGCCGCGGCCTATCGAACCCCGAAAACCTCTTCGTCCCCTTCTACACCACCAAGCCCGAGGGCACCGGCATCGGCCTGGTGCTCTGCCGGCAGATCGCCGAAGGCCACGGCGGCACCGTCGAGCTGCGCAATCGCGCCGACCGGGGCGGCTGCGAAGCCACCCTCCGGCTCCCCTTGCTGCCCGCCGCTCCGGCGCCGACGGGATAA
- a CDS encoding GWxTD domain-containing protein: MRIRSSLHFGAAIVAACLLVPSATAELPQRYQEWAEGPIQHLFTKADKDAWSALADEAAAENFIRLFWAQRDPTPESAENEYQREFERRVAYADQQFAHKKDDETVRGSLTDRGRIFVMLGAPRRLQQPGAGGSTSGGALGGDSAFGGGGGVASGGGGGRFGRGGTTDRFGVASEEVWVYEGDEKPEVIKKKRLRVKFRTKPGTEEVQIHQGEEALALAAEAADRAVLHPTMTVADLSTAPAPSALGGEAMDSDYQAWGASTLSDPAALESLRAALTGDAESSFSAHLDAAPFLAGDGTTIIPVQIATTGEPPADAVVVGELVDAAGESAVSFEIDSDWKNARDQKLRKTTVVAPPGAYELRTGLKGSDGAILWSASEAIEIPAISDELWLSDLIVSDNIFPMKEAQAMLEPFAWQGIVVVPKGDRTFEQEGVLWYYLHTCHPALADNNLPNLRLTVELDGAAKFRGPAAADPVKAGDDCWVLAQGLELTADRFPAGDYEMKVYVRDSEARKTVTSSTETFSVVVP, translated from the coding sequence ATGCGCATCCGTTCGAGTCTTCACTTCGGCGCGGCCATCGTCGCCGCCTGCCTGCTCGTCCCTTCGGCCACCGCCGAACTGCCCCAGCGCTACCAAGAGTGGGCCGAAGGCCCGATTCAGCACCTCTTCACCAAGGCGGACAAAGACGCCTGGAGCGCCCTCGCCGACGAAGCCGCGGCGGAAAACTTCATCCGTCTGTTCTGGGCCCAGCGGGATCCCACCCCGGAGAGTGCCGAAAACGAGTATCAGCGAGAGTTCGAACGCCGCGTGGCCTACGCCGACCAACAGTTCGCCCACAAAAAAGACGATGAGACCGTCCGCGGCTCCCTGACCGACCGCGGCCGCATCTTCGTCATGCTCGGCGCCCCGCGGCGCCTCCAGCAGCCGGGCGCCGGTGGCTCCACCAGCGGCGGCGCCCTCGGCGGCGACTCCGCCTTCGGCGGCGGCGGCGGCGTGGCGAGCGGCGGCGGTGGTGGCCGTTTCGGCCGCGGAGGCACCACCGACCGCTTCGGCGTCGCCTCGGAGGAAGTGTGGGTCTATGAAGGGGACGAAAAGCCCGAGGTCATCAAGAAAAAGCGCCTACGAGTGAAATTTCGCACCAAGCCGGGCACCGAGGAGGTGCAGATCCACCAGGGCGAAGAAGCCCTCGCCCTGGCCGCCGAGGCGGCGGACCGCGCCGTGCTTCACCCGACGATGACCGTCGCTGATCTCTCCACCGCCCCGGCGCCGTCGGCCCTGGGCGGCGAGGCGATGGACTCCGACTACCAGGCCTGGGGGGCCTCCACCCTCTCCGACCCGGCGGCCCTCGAATCTCTGCGCGCCGCCCTCACCGGCGACGCCGAATCCTCCTTCTCCGCCCATCTCGACGCCGCGCCCTTCCTGGCCGGCGACGGCACCACCATCATCCCGGTGCAAATCGCCACTACCGGCGAGCCGCCGGCCGACGCCGTGGTGGTGGGCGAGCTGGTGGACGCCGCAGGCGAATCCGCCGTCTCCTTCGAGATCGACAGCGACTGGAAAAACGCGCGCGACCAGAAACTGCGCAAAACCACCGTCGTCGCCCCGCCGGGCGCCTACGAACTGCGCACCGGCCTCAAGGGCAGCGACGGCGCCATCCTGTGGTCCGCCAGCGAAGCGATCGAAATTCCTGCTATCAGCGACGAACTGTGGCTCTCGGACCTCATCGTGTCGGACAACATCTTCCCGATGAAAGAAGCTCAGGCGATGCTCGAACCCTTTGCCTGGCAGGGCATCGTCGTCGTGCCCAAGGGCGACCGCACCTTCGAGCAAGAGGGTGTCCTGTGGTACTACCTCCACACCTGCCACCCGGCCTTGGCCGACAACAACCTGCCCAACCTTCGCCTCACCGTAGAACTCGACGGCGCCGCCAAATTCCGCGGCCCCGCCGCCGCCGACCCAGTCAAAGCCGGCGACGACTGCTGGGTCCTGGCCCAAGGCCTGGAACTCACCGCCGACCGCTTCCCGGCCGGCGACTACGAGATGAAGGTCTACGTGCGGGACTCCGAGGCTCGGAAGACGGTGACTTCGAGTACTGAGACCTTCTCGGTGGTGGTGCCCTAG
- a CDS encoding GWxTD domain-containing protein has protein sequence MKRFLGIAGVTAAALAVFACSTNTTGRDGDRLINPLLGPSYSSWLVGPIARMATPEEIDQFAALTNDAAAEAFVEGFWEQRDPRPLRPDNPLRERFEERADEADQKFSEAGVSGRRTARGTIWILFGEPGETDYEIPIDHRDPPVEVWEYDKQAETGLDGSRPAPIYRFIKRGEVTELYIPRNRLDERRGVLDIDRN, from the coding sequence TTGAAGAGATTTCTTGGCATCGCGGGCGTCACCGCGGCCGCCCTCGCCGTTTTCGCCTGTAGCACCAACACCACCGGCCGCGACGGCGATCGGTTGATCAACCCACTGCTCGGACCCTCCTATTCGAGCTGGTTGGTCGGTCCCATCGCCCGCATGGCGACGCCGGAGGAGATCGACCAATTCGCCGCCCTCACTAACGACGCGGCGGCCGAGGCCTTCGTGGAAGGCTTTTGGGAGCAACGCGATCCGAGACCGTTGCGACCGGACAATCCGCTGCGCGAGCGGTTCGAAGAGCGCGCCGACGAGGCGGACCAGAAATTCAGCGAGGCCGGCGTCTCCGGTCGACGCACCGCCCGCGGCACCATCTGGATCCTGTTCGGCGAGCCCGGCGAGACGGACTACGAGATTCCCATCGACCACCGCGACCCCCCGGTCGAGGTGTGGGAATACGACAAGCAGGCGGAAACGGGCCTCGACGGCTCCCGTCCGGCGCCCATCTACCGCTTCATCAAGCGCGGCGAAGTGACCGAGCTCTACATCCCTCGCAACCGCCTCGACGAGCGGCGCGGGGTGTTGGACATTGACCGTAACTAG
- a CDS encoding MogA/MoaB family molybdenum cofactor biosynthesis protein, producing the protein MSVEEHRREGADDLGFLGVTVTSSRGESDDVSGALLRRKIGGAGYRWVASHRVSDDVPAIREITVRGLEDEAVDVVVLTGGTGFSPADLTVEAVVPLFDRIVDGFGELFRSLSYEEIGPAAMLSRACAGLARGKAVFALPGSPKAVELALDALILPEVSHLLGQARRVDK; encoded by the coding sequence ATGTCCGTTGAAGAACATCGCAGAGAGGGCGCGGACGACCTCGGCTTCCTGGGCGTCACGGTCACCAGCAGCCGGGGGGAGTCGGACGACGTCAGCGGTGCCCTGCTCCGCCGGAAGATCGGAGGCGCCGGCTATCGCTGGGTGGCATCGCACCGGGTGTCCGACGACGTGCCGGCGATCCGGGAGATCACGGTCCGAGGCCTGGAGGATGAGGCGGTCGACGTGGTGGTGCTCACCGGCGGCACCGGTTTTTCGCCGGCGGACCTCACGGTGGAGGCGGTGGTGCCTCTCTTCGATCGCATCGTCGATGGTTTCGGTGAGCTGTTCCGTAGCCTGTCGTATGAGGAGATCGGCCCGGCGGCGATGCTCTCCCGGGCCTGCGCCGGTCTCGCCCGAGGCAAAGCGGTTTTCGCCTTGCCGGGTTCGCCAAAGGCGGTGGAGCTGGCCCTCGACGCGCTGATCTTGCCGGAGGTCAGCCACCTGCTCGGGCAAGCCCGACGTGTCGACAAGTAA
- a CDS encoding type II toxin-antitoxin system VapC family toxin yields the protein MKVFFDSNIPMYVAGGEHPNRTPALRLLERAQAGEIEAFTSTEVLQEVLYRYTALRRRDLAFEVYDRMTEICPVILPVTLADTDHAKRLLQQIPTLGVRDAIHAAVMLQRDIETIASFDTGFDVVPGIRRLSS from the coding sequence ATGAAGGTCTTCTTCGACTCGAACATCCCTATGTATGTCGCCGGGGGCGAGCATCCCAACCGGACCCCGGCCTTGCGGCTACTAGAGCGCGCGCAGGCCGGCGAAATCGAGGCCTTCACCAGTACCGAGGTTCTGCAGGAGGTCCTCTATCGATACACGGCTTTGAGAAGGCGTGATTTGGCCTTCGAGGTCTACGATCGGATGACCGAGATCTGCCCAGTGATCTTGCCGGTCACTCTCGCCGACACCGACCACGCCAAGCGCCTGCTCCAGCAGATCCCTACCCTCGGCGTCCGAGATGCCATTCATGCCGCGGTGATGCTGCAACGCGACATCGAAACCATCGCTTCCTTCGATACAGGATTCGATGTTGTGCCTGGGATTCGACGACTGTCGAGTTAG